A window of Symphalangus syndactylus isolate Jambi chromosome 24, NHGRI_mSymSyn1-v2.1_pri, whole genome shotgun sequence contains these coding sequences:
- the SIRPB2 gene encoding signal-regulatory protein beta-2 isoform X2, producing MCSTMSPPTCLARLPPCFLLLALVLVPSDASGQSGRNDWQVLQPEGPMLVAEGAGDPEPDLWIIQPQELVLGTTGDTVFLNCTVLGDGPPGPIRWFQGAGLSREAIYNFGGNSHPKATAVRASNSDFSILLQNVSSEDAGTYYCVKFQRKPNRQYLSGQGTRLKVKAKSTSSQDAEFTSEHATEMSPTGLLVVFAPVVLGLKAITLAALLLALATSRRSPGQEDVKTTGPAGAMNTLAWSKGQE from the exons ATGTGCTCCACGATGTCCCCCCCCACCTGCCTGGCCCGCTTGCCTCCCTGCTTCCTGCTGCTGGCACTGGTCCTTGTCCCCTCAG ATGCCTCTGGGCAGAGCGGCAGGAATGACTGGCAGGTGCTACAGCCCGAGGGCCCCATGCTGGTGGCAGAAG GAGCTGGGGACCCTGAACCAGACCTGTGGATCATCCAGCCCCAGGAATTGGTGTTAGGGACCACTGGAGACACTGTCTTTCTGAACTGCACAGTGCTTGGAGACGGTCCCCCCGGACCCATCAGGTGGTTCCAGGGAGCTGGTCTGAGCCGGGAGGCCATTTACAACTTTGGAGGCAACTCCCACCCCAAGGCGACAGCGGTGCGGGCCTCCAACAGTGACTTCAGCATTCTTCTACAAAACGTCTCCAGTGAGGATGCAGGCACCTATTACTGCGTAAAGTTTCAGAGGAAACCCAACAGGCAATACCTGTCTGGACAGGGCACCAGGCTGAAAGTGAAAG CAAAATCTACCTCTTCCCAAGAcgcagaattcaccagtgaacatGCAACTGAGATGTCTCCAACAG GCCTCCTGGTTGTGTTCGCACCTGTGGTCCTGGGGCTGAAGGCAATTACCTTGGCTGCACTCCTACTGGCCCTGGCTACCTCTCGGAGGAGCCCTGGGCAAGAAGATGTCAAGACCACAGGCCCAGCAGGAGCCATGAACACCTTAGCATGGAGCAAGGGTCAAGAGTGA
- the SIRPB2 gene encoding signal-regulatory protein beta-2 isoform X1, which translates to MCSTMSPPTCLARLPPCFLLLALVLVPSDASGQSGRNDWQVLQPEGPMLVAEGETLLLRCMAVGSCTDGMIKWVKVRTQDQQEIYNFKYGSFPGVMPMIQRTSEPLNCDYSIYIHNVTREHTGTYHCVRFDDLSEHSEMKSDEGTSVLVKGAGDPEPDLWIIQPQELVLGTTGDTVFLNCTVLGDGPPGPIRWFQGAGLSREAIYNFGGNSHPKATAVRASNSDFSILLQNVSSEDAGTYYCVKFQRKPNRQYLSGQGTRLKVKAKSTSSQDAEFTSEHATEMSPTGLLVVFAPVVLGLKAITLAALLLALATSRRSPGQEDVKTTGPAGAMNTLAWSKGQE; encoded by the exons ATGTGCTCCACGATGTCCCCCCCCACCTGCCTGGCCCGCTTGCCTCCCTGCTTCCTGCTGCTGGCACTGGTCCTTGTCCCCTCAG ATGCCTCTGGGCAGAGCGGCAGGAATGACTGGCAGGTGCTACAGCCCGAGGGCCCCATGCTGGTGGCAGAAGGTGAGACACTTTTACTGAGGTGTATGGCGGTAGGCTCCTGCACTGATGGTATGATAAAATGGGTCAAGGTGAGGACTCAGGACCAACAGgaaatttataactttaaatatgGCTCCTTCCCTGGGGTAATGCCCATGATCCAACGGACATCAGAACCACTGAATTGCGATTATTCCATCTATATCCACAACGTCACCAGGGAGCACACTGGAACCTACCACTGTGTGAGGTTTGATGATTTGAGTGAACACTCAGAAATGAAATCGGATGAAGGCACCTCAGTGCTTGTGAAGG GAGCTGGGGACCCTGAACCAGACCTGTGGATCATCCAGCCCCAGGAATTGGTGTTAGGGACCACTGGAGACACTGTCTTTCTGAACTGCACAGTGCTTGGAGACGGTCCCCCCGGACCCATCAGGTGGTTCCAGGGAGCTGGTCTGAGCCGGGAGGCCATTTACAACTTTGGAGGCAACTCCCACCCCAAGGCGACAGCGGTGCGGGCCTCCAACAGTGACTTCAGCATTCTTCTACAAAACGTCTCCAGTGAGGATGCAGGCACCTATTACTGCGTAAAGTTTCAGAGGAAACCCAACAGGCAATACCTGTCTGGACAGGGCACCAGGCTGAAAGTGAAAG CAAAATCTACCTCTTCCCAAGAcgcagaattcaccagtgaacatGCAACTGAGATGTCTCCAACAG GCCTCCTGGTTGTGTTCGCACCTGTGGTCCTGGGGCTGAAGGCAATTACCTTGGCTGCACTCCTACTGGCCCTGGCTACCTCTCGGAGGAGCCCTGGGCAAGAAGATGTCAAGACCACAGGCCCAGCAGGAGCCATGAACACCTTAGCATGGAGCAAGGGTCAAGAGTGA